One window from the genome of Anguilla rostrata isolate EN2019 chromosome 5, ASM1855537v3, whole genome shotgun sequence encodes:
- the LOC135255280 gene encoding carbohydrate sulfotransferase 1 yields the protein MQCSWKAVILLALASIAIQYTAIRTFTAKPFQMCPVPNPLNCGLGQETDTFDRICDEYPYFTYNTSRKTHILILATTRSGSSFVGQLFNQHSDVFYLFEPLYHVQMTLIPRLSHSKNTADRRVMLGASRDLLRSLYDCDFYFLESYIRPQPVNHTTDKLFRRGASRALCSPPVCDAFGPSEVNIEEGDCVKKCPSVNMTLAADSCRERRHMAIKIVRVPEINDLRALVEDPRLNLKIIQLVRDPRGILSSRIETFRDTYRLWRIWRATGRKPYNLDLSQLTVVCEDFLNSVSTGLSQPHWLKGKYMLVRYEDLARNPLQKTKEIYDYLGMSMDKNVVQWIQTNTRGSNELSAKHKYGTVRDSAANAENWRLKLSYDMVDYTQTVCQQILHQLGYKAVSSPEELKNMSLTLVQDRTFVPFL from the coding sequence ATGCAATGTTCCTGGAAGGCTGTGATTCTTCTAGCCTTGGCATCCATTGCAATCCAGTACACCGCAATCAGGACTTTCACAGCAAAGCCCTTTCAGATGTGCCCGGTACCAAACCCTTTGAACTGTGGCCTGGGCCAGGAGACGGACACCTTCGACAGGATCTGTGATGAATACCCCTACTTCACCTACAATACCTCCAGGAAGACCCACATCCTTATCCTGGCAACCACCCGAAGCGGCTCCTCCTTTGTGGGCCAGCTGTTCAACCAGCATTCAGATGTGTTCTACCTGTTTGAGCCCCTGTACCATGTACAGATGACCCTGATTCCCCGGCTCTCCCACAGCAAGAACACAGCTGACAGGAGAGTGATGCTAGGGGCCAGCAGGGATCTCTTGAGAAGCCTGTATGACTGTGACTTCTacttcctggagagctacattAGGCCCCAGCCAGTGAACCACACCACAGACAAACTATTCCGCCGGGGGGCCAGCAGGGCACTGTGCTCCCCACCAGTGTGTGATGCCTTTGGTCCCAGCGAGGTCAACATTGAGGAAGGCGACTGTGTCAAGAAGTGCCCCTCAGTCAACATGACTCTGGCTGCCGACTCCTGCAGGGAGCGCCGACACATGGCCATCAAGATTGTGCGGGTGCCAGAAATAAATGACCTCAGGGCCCTTGTGGAGGACCCCCGACTCAATCTGAAGATCATTCAGCTGGTTCGGGACCCGAGGGGGATCCTGTCCTCGAGGATTGAGACCTTCCGGGACACCTACCGGCTGTGGAGGATCTGGAGGGCCACGGGCCGCAAGCCGTACAACCTGGACCTGAGCCAGCTGACAGTGGTGTGCGAGGATTTTCTCAACTCGGTTTCCACAGGCTTGAGTCAGCCCCACTGGCTGAAGGGGAAGTACATGCTGGTGAGGTATGAGGACCTGGCCAGGAACCCACTGCAAAAGACAAAGGAGATATATGATTACTTGGGCATGTCCATGGACAAGAACGTGGTCCAGTGGATACAGACGAACACTCGAGGAAGTAACGAGCTGTCGGCCAAGCATAAATACGGGACAGTGAGGGACTCAGCGGCCAACGCAGAGAACTGGAGATTGAAATTGTCTTACGACATGGTCGACTACACGCAAACCGTGTGCCAGCAGATTCTGCACCAGCTGGGCTACAAGGCGGTCAGCTCCCCGGAGGAACTCAAGAATATGTCTCTCACGCTCGTTCAAGACAGAACTTTTGTACCGTTTTTGTAA